A part of Aegilops tauschii subsp. strangulata cultivar AL8/78 chromosome 2, Aet v6.0, whole genome shotgun sequence genomic DNA contains:
- the LOC141041117 gene encoding uncharacterized protein translates to MPDNYKSKELFHVAPFNNIYHTLLGRDAFSRFQAIPHYGYMKLKMPGRYGIITVASDPDKALRAENKTASLALEALSEALAAEELPTLRSTMDKDDVILDKRPKSTSFKPADEIVKFQVHPMDPNKSASIGAQLDPTVDARDPTQTGRT, encoded by the coding sequence ATGCCTGACAATTACAAGTCCAAAGAGCTCTTCCACGTGGCTCCCTTCAACAACATATATCACACCCTTTTGGGGCGGGACGCCTTCTcacgcttccaagccataccccactatgggtacatgaagcttaaaatgCCGGGGCGCTATGGAATAATCACAGTTGCAAGTGATCCGGACaaagcactccgcgccgaaaacaaaaccgcatccttggcccttgaGGCACTATCTGAAGCCCTTGCGGCGGAAGAACTACCCACCCTGCGATCCACGATGGACAAGGATGATGTGATTCTTGATAAGAggcccaagtccacctctttcaAACCAGCCGATGAAATAGTTAAATTTCAAGTACACCCGATGGATCCTAACAAATCAGCATCCATTGGAGCACAGCTGGATCCGACGGTCgatgccagggatcccacgcagactggccgaacatag